One genomic window of Molothrus aeneus isolate 106 chromosome 22, BPBGC_Maene_1.0, whole genome shotgun sequence includes the following:
- the POU2AF1 gene encoding POU domain class 2-associating factor 1, with product MHWQKSSAPDQQPQPRPYQGVRVKEPVKELLKRKRGNVQNSSATAATTVVLPHQPVPSYSAMGQPCIDMDTAAPALPGPEEGAVASGWIPQAPGTPLQPLAQWSPYPDYVSHEAGSCPYSADMYVQPVCPSYTLVGPSSVLTYTSQPLITNFAPRSSTPAVVPPLEVTEQQPPLPYFPWAQPLSALPASSLQYPAASSSSFPGPQLVPVPISIPEPAPQELEDARRAIGALPIEKLLLEDEDNDTYVLSHALSVEGI from the exons ATGCACTGGCAAAAAT cttCTGCCCCagaccagcagccacagcctcgCCCCTACCAAGGTGTCCGAGTGAAGGAGCCAgtgaaggagctgctgaagaGGAAAAGGGGCAATGTCCAGAATTCCAGTGCAACTGCAGCTACAACG GTTGTTCTGCCCCATCAGCCAGTCCCTTCCTACTCAGCCATGG GCCAGCCTTGCATTGACATGGacactgctgcccctgctctgcctggcccagaggaaggagctgtggcCTCTGGATGGATCCCCCAGGCCCCTGGcacccccctgcagcccctggctcaGTGGAGCCCTTACCCTGACTACGTGTCCCACGAGGCTGGCAGCTGTCCCTACTCAGCAGATATGTACGTCCAGCCTGTGTGTCCCAGCTACACCCTGGTGGGACCCTCCTCTGTCCTCACTTACACTTCCCAGCCTCTCATCACCAATTTTGCA ccccgcaGCAGCACCCCGGCCGTGGTGCCACCGCTGGAGGTGACGGAGCAGCAGCCGCCCCTGCCCTACTTCCCGTGGGCACAGCCCCTGtctgccctgccagcctccaGCCTGCAGtaccctgcagcctcctcctcctccttccctgggccCCAGCTGGTGCCCGTGCCCATCTCCATCCCCGAGCCAGCCCcgcaggagctggaggatgcCCGGAGAGCCATCGGCGCCCTGCCCATcgagaagctgctgctggaagatgAGGACAATGATACGTACGTGTTGAGCCATGCTCTCTCTGTTGAAGGGATTTAG